The Cryptomeria japonica chromosome 6, Sugi_1.0, whole genome shotgun sequence genomic interval AGTGTTACAATTTGCCTCATTAATGTCAAGTGATTAATTATACCTGTTAAGGCTGCTAATGTGTTCAAGGCAATGGTCATGCCCATTCATGTAAGCGTCCACTCCATGGACCTTacagaagcaaaaaaaaaaaaaaaataatgaggAATTGTCTTTTTGAATGGGCCTAAAAGTAATACTTGAACAAAAAGTGTTTAGATTACTTCTAAAATTGGCAGCAGATGCTGAACAAGTTCAGTTGTATCTCCATGTGATCCAATGCTTCTGATGCCATGGTGCCCTATAACTATTTTCCATGTAGCCCTTGAAGCCACCAAAGCATTTGTCAGGTCCTGCATTTTATAACACCATTAGTCATAAATACATGTTACAACTATTACTAGACTAATTTAAACTTAACTACTATAGATATTTCTTTGGAAAGTAGTCTAGGTGAGGTAGATTGGCAAGATTGGGTGTGGGTTGGCTTCATTTCAGAGATTGTTAGTAGGTTATAATGGGCCATTTCATTCTCTACAAAGCAATTTCATGCTTAAAACTGACAATTTGTTCTTTAAAATCCATACACAATTATGTTTTTCTTGAGTCTGATCTTAGAACAATTTGTCAACTAAATTTAGTTGTGGCCTAAAAATAGCTTTTATTGTTATTATCACAGTAATCTTACCTCTAGATGTTGCTTGATATAATTTTCTCTAGGAAGAACCCCTCTCCAATCATATGTTTGCTCACTCGGCTCCCAATACTCATCAACAAAGGGGTTGGTGTCCACAAAAAAGAAATCTACTGAACCAAGATCTGAAGAACCAAATCAACACAAAACATAATGCATTATCAAAATTAAACTTCAGTTTATTTTCTTGGAATCTCCTTTATATTATTTTAGTTAGATCAGTTGTAAGTAAAAGTTTCTGAAATCAATTTGTGACACCTTTATTATTATGTCTAAGTACCTCCAAACTGTGGCTGGATTGTATAGTTGAGTATGAAGGATCTTTCACAATACCATCTAGGGTCTCTGCTTCTCAGACTGGGGCTCAGCTGAGCCAAAACATCTCCCCTGTAGTCATGGTTTCCTAGCACTGTTCATAATACatttttaagttgttaaatgctTCTAGCTTCTCAATTACCAATATCAAAATTACTCATAATTCATCTGTTATAATGGATAAAATCATACCAGAATACCATTGTGTCTGCAAGCTTTTGGCAGTATAGATTTCAGAGAAAGAGTGTGCAAAACTTGGGTCCTCTGTATCAGTCAATCCATTCTCGTAAAAATTATCACCAGTGGAAATAACAAAGTCAATCCCCAGCTCCTCTCCTATTCTTCCCATCTGCACCAGAATTAAAATTCACTTCCACCATTGTAATCTAAAGCGTTACATCTTATGAAAATACTTTATAAAGTTTCAAATCTGTATTCcaattcattttttcttttcttctcgatgaaaatcatagaatgtgatccgaaacattgaaaGAAAAAATTAATACAGTTTTTATTCAAAATCAAAAATCGACATATACTATTTCTTTTCTTACATCAAAATATAATCAATTGAAATTTAGGTGGTTTCATGTCAATTTAAGTTATTGTGAGATGATTTTCTCGTACTTTGATTTTTTTCATTCATAACTCTGATAAAAAACATTTACCATAATTAAAAAACATAGAAAACTTAACCTGGACAGCAACTTGAGACTGGTTGAACAATCCTTTTCTGCCCCAGTCTCCAACAACAAGGAAATTCAGAGAATTTCCCATTTTCCTTGCAATATAGATGTCCTCTTGTAGAGAACAATCAGAATCAGTTGCCCAAAAGCAGAGTAGAAGCATCAGAACAAGAATCCATGCAAGTTTTCTGAACAAATCCTGTAAAAAAACACACAAAAATTCAAAACAAAGCCTTGATGCCCAACTTCTGAATTGATAAAAGCTGAAAGCATATGTTTACCATCATGAAAGACAATGTGAGAAGATGCAATGAAAGAAAACTGGCTGTTGAAGATAAACCTTGGGGTATGGTATTTGTAAGCTGGTGTGCCCAATAATTGAAGGCATTCATTGGATATGAGATAAGAAAAGGAATAGTGTTCAATTCTTTTCCCTAGCTTTACATTTGTTTGATACCTTAGCTTAATTGGAATTGAATGCATATTAATTCTTATTCCTTGCTTTTCTTTTGGTTTGTTGATTTCATGATTCTCATCAAATAATGGTAGTTGACGTGGATGTTGGATGTCTTCTATTCTTTTGTGGTACCCTTGTGGCACTTTCTATAAAGCTGTTGTCTTTCTCCTATTCCTTTTTATAAGATTTTGACATCCAGTTATCTTTGAATGGTTGGGTAGGATTGAACCCTAAGAAATTAAATTGGATCTATTTTAGCAAACTTTATAGCTAAATTATGATCTATTTTAGCAAACTTTTTCAAAATTAATGATATGAGGTAGGTGAGTTTACAAATGAGAATCTTATCGTTTAGACATACATCATTAACATAAATAGTTCAAACTCATGAGTTTGGTAATCTAAAAGGGGCACAACGTTTGCAAGCACACTGTTTTAGTAAGAGATTGGAATATGAAATTACCAATGTGAATGCAAACAACTTCAACACGAAGGTTCAAACCGTAGAAATTTGAACTTTAATGACTACAACAACAATGTCATGATTTACCCATCCCATTAAACCATAGACAATCATATAAATAtatgtttttaaatttaaatatttcataaatttataagtaatataaattttatgaaaataaataatatattattttttattttataaaaaatattctcTATATCAATAAATTGTTTGTATTTTATATTGAAATTAGATTTAAAAATTCTACAAATATGTGTTATACACTAAACAAGAGTTATGATTGAAAGTGTATCTTTATAATAAAAAATACTTTGAACTATAAATTGtaaaagtttaaaattttgaataatCTTATTTGTTTTTCTTCTATCATGTTTTATCTACTTTTAAAAAGAAAGGGAGACGCACTCTTTCTTAACTCTTCAAAAAAGAAAAAGATGTCATACTAGCTTTTTTTTACTCTCCAAAAAGAAAGGAACATTGTAAAATATTCTTTGACTATTGAAACATTATTCATTTTAAGTAAAGAATCTTTTCTCGTTCCAAAAAATTGTCCTTTTCTTTTTGGGTAAATCATGACATTGTTGTTGACGTGTGAATTTGAAGTTGGATTAGATTTGTAAATCTAGATATAACCTCTAAACtttcatatttaaatttaattgtaGACCCAAGACAACATCTTCTTATTGGTCATTACTTGTTGACTAAGTGTGAAATGTTAATTTACATAATAATATGTTGTATAAAATAAAAAGCTCCAATTCATTCTAAGACACAATCCACACTTATAGATTTGACTCCCAAACTTTTaagttcaaatttattaatgggttCAAACTTATCTCCATCCAACTAATTATTACTTGACAACTTGATGTTTTGATTAGGTGGCATACATCTTGTAATTACTCATGTTTATATTGTATTATTTATGTACCCACATGAAAAAGGGTGACCTGCTTGACATGGCACTTTATGCCTCTAATATAATTTCATATAAGATATTTAAGAGCATATATAATATTGTAACATAATTTATGATGCATGTAAGAGcatgtaaatgaaattatttgaacAAACCATGATATGTAAGAATGATGCATCACATACCACATTTCTAAAGGCAAAATTAATCTAAAGTAGAGTGCCCAAGTTTATAGATTGAATTATgacatggcaattatatttatattgaaatagTTGACCCATCATAAAGAAGAGTGTTGGAATTTGAGTATGAATTTGGGTGTCATTTTTTTCCCATAATTTGTTAGCTTGTAATTTATTGTTTGGACTTGGTCTAAAAATTGGATGCTTTAAATAGAGATGTGTAAGTGAACCAAGATGGGTGACCAAAaggggggtcttaagatgccacttttttctctgaaatcaacaaagttcaaTCTTGGATGAAAAAATGAAGATAATTATGCTCAAAATTTAAAGATGTAACAAGAACGAGAGTTCTAATTCTTCAAATCTACTTTATAAACTATTATTTTCTAAAAATGGTTGAGAAATTAAAGGTTTCAAAAAGAGGGAGCAtgcaaagtggtcctattttttcaaaaaaaatataacatagcgtcTAGTGAATTCCCCCTAAGATGTTAACTttttttaagtattttaaaatCACTCCAGTGTGATTTTTAAGTGGACACGTCCtagaaaatagaaatttgagcgtgctccctcctaaaaattttaaaaactaataaaaaaaaaaattaacgtgtagaatggagtctagtttaaaaaaatgtaatttgtttgaAAATTCAATGAACAAGTGAAAAACTATACCCAAAAGACCACATGCTAGTATTTGACAAAAAGCgtacacactaacaaaagaaactatttgatgaaaaccttaacatattcaaaatgtgaaaaaaaatttatatagttagatagctaagagagatattaacatcatcatcatattttttaatttttgcattAAAACACGTGCAAACCTAATGGAGAGTATGCTAAAAAAAATGTGCAagctttttttaatttttcaaaaaacatgTCTTTGGGCATGAAATAGttgtccaagcctttgggttggatgcctaaagaaaatcaaacacaaAGAGTTAGAATTTTTGAATGTAGACAATAATGTGATAGCATTATAACTGTGCATTTTCATAATATTAATGCATTATATAATGCACACATGTTACACAAAATGCCCAAAAATAATAATAGCATGTTATAATAAACTCACTTTCTCTCTCTCCCACTTCTATTAATGCTTAAAGTTTAGGTTTTACAATTGATGAGGGATAGTTGAGGTTTTACATCTCACTTCCTCccttcctcccttcctccttcactcTCTACTGATgcttccctttctctccctctccatctctcttccctctctaggtctctccctccctcactcATTCACTTCCTCTcactcgtctctctctctctcccccctctctaggtctctccctatCTACCTCCCCTCCCTCCTTACTCCCATCTCTCTCcttgattctctctctctctctctctctctctctctctctctctaagtgtcatgaatcgttttatttaataatgtgcaatttaaagatttaatgtgattttgaaattaaaatagattagatcattcataatctagtgtgaggaaatattgtatgcatttttactcctgcaattgatatgaaattcgacatttaatattcttttgggtttgtcaatactgataaacttttgagtgcaagtaatgcaggatcaAGTGAAGGAGGTTGAAGGCaagaacacgaatcaggtagaattgtttttaactaaatggcttcgatggaaaaagggaatctcacacaccacatttgcatatacatttatctttgcatttatgaatgaaatattatgttaaattCAACCATATAGgatgaaaaatttattaatgattgaattatatagCGATTCCATGATTTCATTTGCTTTGTGTGAAATTATCGATTATGTTTGGTTTTTCGGAATTACATTTTAGTCATACGAATTAGGAATAGATTATAAACTTGTATATTCAAAAGTGAATATAGTTCATGATTTATATTGAatattttagtatgattaattagtcgttaaataaattgaattatatgaCCTAGTTTATAAAATGATTAGTCGTTTGGTAGACAACTTGATTTTGTCAATTACACATATTCGTAAATATAGATTTTTTAGGtgaaattgtaaatttaattaagatGAATATTGTTATAAGCTATAAAAATGACTATTCATAAAACGTATTTATCTAACATATacgtaaattatatatattataacttTAAACATATAAGATTATTATTTATATTGCAAAAAAGGAATATAAATTATAAACTTTAAATATTTCTAAGTTTATTACTTATATTAGATAGTCACATTTTAATAGGTGGTGGAATTAGTTTGAAAAGCGACTATGTCGCATGACCAAATGAAGACCGCTTAGACTCCATTTAATTAATGCATGGCCAAACTAATCAAACCAAAACTATCAACTAACTTGGAGTTAAAATAACGACTAATATGAGTCGAGTGACATGGCATGCAAACGTTGGAATTTAAAACAACGACTTTAGTTAACATTAGTGATGCAAAAACCAGCGACTAAATGCATGGATTGGATAATTTTAACGTGGAACTTAGCATGCAAAGGAAATAGACCATGGTTAACATTAGAATATGCATAGACTAGTGGAATTAAGTGCAGAATTAAGAATTCCAACGTGGGTGTAATAGCAAACAATCAGTTCATAGCAAAGATAGGGAACGTGGTCATGCATGGAGCGTTAAAAATGCCATTATACATGTTTGAAACCTCAGTTAGACTCCTCCCATGCCACGCAACAAGAGGAAGACTCTTAGCAGTGGCTTAAACCAAGAAAGTTAGCCTCAACGTGGCGTAGACCTGGCAGAGATAGCGATGAAACTGAGAAATACAACTCATAAGAGCTTGTTACATCTTCCAACCTCCCTATTCGACCGATCAGAACTGTTGTAAACACGATCAAGGGAGAATAGAAGCAGCAAACAACTTAGAGATAAACTCACATCGTGGAGGTAATGTAGAGATAGACTGCTATCGTGGTGTTAATCTTGCATAATAATAGCATAAATTTAACAAAAGATGCCATCTCTCTCAGATGTAGAAGAGATGAAGGTAAAATATTTCTAAACCATTGCAATCATCGAGCCCTTAATAAAGGATTAATCTTAGGGAAAAATTAGATAAATAaaaggagaagatagaagaaagGATCATCTTTTCTTCGCTAGCAAGAAAGAACAAGAGAATCAAGAAGAGAAGGATAGAGTAGAGAAGAAGATATTTTGATAATATCGAAGAGAGAAATAGAATAGAGATAGATTTGATAGGAATAGTTTTGAGAGAGACTTGCGAAGAAGGCGAGGAACTAATTGACGAAAGAACGTCAAGGTCGTACAAACCGGACCAAGTTTTCAAAAGGTCAAAATTCCTTTGTTTATGGTTGTTATTTGTTATGATTTGGTATAAGAAtgcatagaattagaagctttagatattaggtatgattatccaaatttgtttcatatgtcattatcctatttgaaatgcattgtaaatcattttagaatagaagaaaagatgtTAACTAATTGTTAATAACATATTTTGTCCAAAAcaattagttctaattctattttaagaatgtgtttgcatactttttggttatatatgagattaaattcatacatgtataacaccttctcttgcatgtaccttatttagtcgaaagattgattttaagattattgcttacgaaagtttatcgttttccaaaatatgaaagattgtcttcgatagatatattagacaagtaatgattagtaaggaaaatgatatctctatttttgtttaaaaagaaagattgtattctcaattgaatttgtgtttgagggaaccaagcttgagttagaaaattacctttcgagacgggtgccgaatgtggatgtttttagggaaaatagttgctttttccaactattattttgctgtgcatggcattatactcggctgagttattatttgaattatccatagaaaatgatggaaattccttatttatgctctctatcacatcctagtatgatagcgaatgcttgtttcttagaatgaagtagaaaaatgaaaatgcatatattatctaggcatgcaccagattccctcttgctttcgaattctttggttaaaccaattcatgcagggttgggtattcttgattgaccaagaattccggggaagcgtaagcttcaaggttgggcagaaaaagcacCTAATTCTTGTTCTCATCTGCGTTCAAAAGActgaaggaagcgactcagactagAGATCAacagatgcatcttcttgtatattcttaaggcaatttggaagcctaagtaggaaataaggacTTCTAAGTGagaaattgtattattcatttgcattataatgatatatctatgaatgtttttatatccatattcgatgttttcttatatcttgtataaaatatgcttagaaattgaaatttaagtttatttatgattaaagagtagtttaggtttagatcctagattgacgtctttacactaggctctaggtctctcatctctatATCTTTCCCTTCTCTAGTTCTTTACATTCCTTTCTGCCTCTCTCAATgcctctttgcacctctctctttgtgaacttctctctcattttattctctctatctccctccctccttacccctctctttctcttttttcttctctctctcctattctctctcaCCTCTTCCCCCATATATAGGGTTTAGTATTGACGGTATAACATATATAGGTGAGGGTATAGGTTTGAGGGCATTAGTATTTATGGCATAGAGTTGATGATACAGGGTTTAAGGTATACGGTTGATGATATTTCCCatgttgatctctctctctctctctctctctctctctctctctctctctctctctctctctctctctctctctctctctctcacacacacacacacacacacacacacacacacacacacacacacacacacacacattaacaTTTCCTCCCACCCCCtctctctaccctctctaggtctctccctccctctttccctATCTACCCTATCTATGTCTCActaccccctctatctctctcgCCTCTGTATATCCCCCTCTATCACTCTCACCTCTCTTCTCATCTGTCTCttatctctctttacccctctaggtctctcacctctctatctatcccctatatagttctctccctccctctctacctctttcctTCCCTCCTTACCCCTTTATCTCTATGAAATCTATCATCTTTAcctatcttcctctccctccatatctcattacccacctctctttgttggcaatattacattattacagacaatgaaagattgttgacatttcaataaggacattgagaaggttgttgatgattatggacataactgattaaagatgttttactatcttgatattagtattttgccattgatgtcaagaaattgattttctaattcagtatgatgttgccatatcttgagaagtatgatatgaagattataaagaagtcagtaaagacacaggaaagaatatgatgaataaggggataatttattcaatgggcaactactaccgaatcagacaatgatgagatcttgatgttttagattgttttaacatcatacatatgttgtaaaatgtaaaggttaatactatactatgttatcaggcaaagaacctagtcggtaaaccctaaggaacctagtcggtaaaccctaaggttatcgctatcagttaatgaaggcagaatgtctaccgagtgaagtttagtattcaccaagttacaaccgagctataacagaatgcattaaatgtttacatgtgatatttaattaaagaagctgatgagctggagcggatcaatgattggtaagccatggaagaagtttgttaacgaatctaaggcaatggaaagtcggcaggaagatctacagctcagattgaaccgcattaccctaacacaagttccaaggtgaatatgcaagttccaaggtggggtaaaacattttcagattgaaagatacattgaacctggacaagattgaagatctgatggctatgattgatcatgggaaatgtgatcaaggagattaagcggttagaagattgtttataaataggaaactgttgataaacaatgtatgcgggcaagtgtatgcacagggatgctacatagtgattaccgagcacagaagcttgaagacctgttagaataacagagtattgatgcccaacagatagacaagattagttctatgtctagattgtattgaacaaataggaatctgctttagcattttagatgtaaagttgcagatagatttttattactgttattttgtgaaagtgacaggaaatctcttaaccgagtgaacttaatagtcttatatgtaaatcctctagcaaggtgacattctgattgagtgtttgaaatcctttgacaaggtcacttctaacaaagtgaagatcctaacagatttgagggaaatcccttaaccaggtcacatctagcaatgtgtttgtaatctttaacaagatttgcttttaaccgagcatactctagaagagcatatttcttagtgggtccgaaatcccacagtggtttttccctatttgggtttccacattaaatctggtgttatgaggtttatattgttcatatgcttttgagtttgcatgtttgacagtttttggttatatgactgatatatatgttatcgaggttgaatctaatgtttttatggatgattaagtttgtatgattcacccccccccctctcatcttgttggctattggatctgtacttatactaagtatcaaaactatcactctctcccccctctatctctctcacctctctctctccccctctaggtctctcacctctatatatcTCCCTTCTCTAGTTctttcccttcctctccacctctctccatGTCTCCTTTACCcactctctctttgtgaacttatctctctCATCTTCTTCTCTCTCACCCTCACCTCTCTACATATTCCCTCCCTACTAGGTCACtccatccctccctccctccttacaATTAAGGGAATAGGTTTGAAGTTATTGGAATATGGTTTAGGGTGCAAATTTTATGGTATAGGTTTTAGGGTATAGGGTTGATGATATTTCTCATGTTGATActttcctctctccccctctccctgtCTCACCTTCCCTTCTTTATATcacctctatctcccctctctaggtctctccatcCCTTCCTCTCTCACCCTTTCTATATCCCCCTCCCTCattacccccatctctctctcttattctctctctaatTCTCTAGATTGTTACCACACACTCACACCTCCTCTCTCTACCCATCTCTATGTATCTCCCTCCTCCACCTCTTTACCCTCTCTATGTCTAATTACCTAGCTCTCTCTaaccccctctatctctctcacctctctttATTAGAAATTAAGAGGAAGACAACAATATAAGAAGCTTCAAATCCactataaattatatttaatagtttTTACCAAATGGAAATAACAACAAAGAGATAGTTCATCATTTAAAATTGAACACATAACACTGTGTTTACCtggagaaaccctttcaagaaaaagaTCCACCAAGAAAAGAAGGAAAAAATTGTAGTATTCTTATAAGAGATTACAATACATAGATATTTGTTCAATCTTCCATCGAATCTAGCATCATACATGTAAATGTAAAACCTCTCATGTTGTCTCCAACTCAATACCTCAATGTATAGAGTCATGAGGACTCAAAACATTACCATGGGTCAAAAAAAGGTTCAAAAATACTATGGTAAAACTCTATAGGAATCTTACACACGAATTATAGTCTCTTACATGGTAAATTATACCTTCAAGAATTCAATGAGGGCTGAGGGAAATTAATTAAGGATCAAGAATCAAGAGGAAGCTTTACAAAAGAAAGATGTTAGAGACAAAACTTCATTATTGAATCCAAAATATTGGgagtgatgtcatggaaatggggacaaggcaacaacaaagttcaatgttaataagttagtttcaaccataaaaacaaaacaaagaactaaaaaccattccaaacatatcaaaagagatttcaaaaagcatgaaagaagtttaacaaaataaaagaaaggagatgagcctccctaagatgcttccatgatgcctttcgatgcttctcccttgtttctcccctctccaagtcccaaatgagtgtagctctcagcttttagcactagccatggatgccatatagagattcaagatggttgaatatgataagcaaatgctatgcaagtgtagatagtgatgctataaaaaagctctatgctaataccagtataacaacaatactctaatgcttctttttttgcttgaggagaagggttctatttatagaagaaatggggaaatgaagggttaagattgagtaatcttaacaagggttaggattgaaagatattcagtccatgtgagactttcaacccaatcccatgttgacaagtgtcaccatgaggaggcttgagaggagagataaggagcattaaatgcttgaggggacatgatggttaccctagtcaaagaaataaatgctttgaagagacacatgggttacatgagggttaagttaggggtcaaagtccttaaccatgggtgcaagtggaattaaccattaatggtcatgtaagagccataagtggtttggaagactttagaggttaatttgttgaacacacaaatcattaattgcttttcaaagactttggagtctttgagaagtgactccagtttgcttaggaatgtgacaatatttaggggatggattaggttaattaggaaaggtttagaagaatctaagaatctagaaggggtttaggcatgcaagtggattttgtagaaaaatgcaagtgggaggaattttggtattttcaattaaaataaaatcatttatttcaattaaatggtgtaatttgcatttggataaatattcaaataaatattaatttatttaaatgagaaaaaggaagataaagcattaaaatgcttgaaggctttgagggaaaccattaaaggtttgagaagactctagaaggaagccattaaatttgaagactttaagggaaaccattaaagtctttaagaagactatagaaggaagccatcaagtttgaagactttaaagccattaagttttgaagactttaagggaaaccattaaaggtttgagaagactctagaaggaagccattaagtttgaagactttaagggaaaccattaaaggtttcaagtgggtgaggataaataggattttaaataaataatttatttaaaatagttgtgcaacttgcatttgaaggaaaatgcaagtgggtggaggataaaggtgatttaaataaatgatttatttaaaatagttgtgcaacttgcatttgtaggaaaatacaagtgggtggaggataaaggtgatttaaaaaaataatttatttaaaatagttgtgcaacttgcatttgtaggaaaatacaagtgggtggaggataaaggtgatttaaataaatgttaatttatttaaatgtgagaggtgggattttgggggatttaaataaatattaatttatttaaatgtgagagaaaatttaattaaataaatatgatttatttatttaattaatggtctgaatttggttaagtgaattaaatcaaataaattgaataatttatttaattaataggagaagagggttaatatgaattaaataaatatattaatttaattaattattgattgatggttaaataatcaaataaatactaaatattcattttagttaggtggacagatttatgtgactacatttgcccctctttgagacggtgtggtttatcgcgtcgtttcaaagaaagaaaaataggtgtgaagaaatgtcccataaaatgtaaatttgatgggtggtatgccccctcgagagatgggccgaattttttttttgaaaaatcgggcgatctctcgaaaaagaatgaaaagtggaggggaggtagaatagaagaaattagaactaatgatgaaagaatgggagaaaatggagtgaatatgaagaaacaacaagccagtgagtac includes:
- the LOC131072158 gene encoding purple acid phosphatase 4; translation: MNAFNYWAHQLTNTIPQGLSSTASFLSLHLLTLSFMMDLFRKLAWILVLMLLLCFWATDSDCSLQEDIYIARKMGNSLNFLVVGDWGRKGLFNQSQVAVQMGRIGEELGIDFVISTGDNFYENGLTDTEDPSFAHSFSEIYTAKSLQTQWYSVLGNHDYRGDVLAQLSPSLRSRDPRWYCERSFILNYTIQPQFGDLGSVDFFFVDTNPFVDEYWEPSEQTYDWRGVLPRENYIKQHLEDLTNALVASRATWKIVIGHHGIRSIGSHGDTTELVQHLLPILEVHGVDAYMNGHDHCLEHISSLNSPLEFLTSGGGSEAYRGIIESADMKGVRFFHDGQGFMSMQITSTSLHAKFYDVDGNLIHHLDLLKDQHFSY